Proteins from a genomic interval of Sporolactobacillus sp. Y61:
- a CDS encoding DNA-binding protein gives MIKMPSAILDKTKEEIKHGIDHREADAVYEGLEGVFSTLILKFQHIFSNKILSINVDTQEMIDSFKNYRYTMQVQKLDMLIDWVNRFAISHPDVSDLEFGKLKIDLEFLFLEFGGKHIIFEYKEDYLLTPKETADQLNISRVTFNKYVRNGLETAHTAQHKKVPKFAVELWNNPAYSLKMQMIYQKKKSISQSPHDRLIEINEEIKKLQAKYSCEHFSEAFKGYNGDEMDDTTDYWHWRDLEEERSEILKETKEK, from the coding sequence ATGATAAAAATGCCATCAGCTATTTTGGATAAAACCAAAGAAGAAATCAAACACGGTATCGATCATCGAGAGGCTGACGCTGTATACGAAGGCCTGGAAGGCGTATTTTCTACACTCATTCTTAAATTCCAACATATATTTAGTAATAAAATTTTAAGTATTAACGTAGATACCCAGGAAATGATCGATTCGTTTAAAAATTATCGTTATACCATGCAAGTACAAAAGCTTGATATGCTCATCGACTGGGTAAATCGTTTTGCTATATCTCATCCAGATGTCTCTGATTTGGAGTTTGGTAAACTAAAGATTGACTTAGAATTTTTGTTTTTAGAATTCGGTGGAAAGCATATCATTTTTGAATACAAAGAGGATTATCTTCTGACACCAAAAGAGACTGCAGACCAGTTAAATATATCAAGAGTAACATTCAATAAATATGTCCGAAACGGTTTAGAAACAGCGCATACAGCGCAGCATAAAAAAGTTCCTAAATTTGCTGTCGAGCTCTGGAACAATCCTGCATATAGTCTTAAGATGCAAATGATCTATCAAAAAAAGAAATCTATTTCTCAGTCTCCTCATGATCGATTAATTGAGATCAATGAAGAGATAAAAAAGTTGCAAGCCAAATATAGTTGTGAGCATTTTTCAGAAGCTTTTAAGGGTTATAATGGTGACGAAATGGACGATACCACTGACTATTGGCATTGGCGAGACCTGGAAGAAGAACGATCAGAGATTCTAAAGGAAACTAAAGAGAAATGA
- a CDS encoding amino acid ABC transporter permease has protein sequence METPFSKSGNTQEDLPPKTKPGIGGWLKKNLFSSWYNTLLTILFAVLLYFIGKGTFGWFIDHAEWAVIRNNYKLFMAGQYPPDQIWRLWTCLGIISALFGISAGVWKGTARHLAVVFCLICLLHLLMPFISASSKIALAVLIAVTVVGYFAGPLVPKGRAVAIAGWLLSFPVSVFLIDGFGVLTPVGTNLWGGLLLTILLSIVAIVFAFPIGILAALGRTSRLPVIKYFCIIYIEAVRGVPLITVFFMASLVIPLFLPEGLNIDAVIRAMIGATLFTAAYMAEYVRGGLQAIPKGQREAAKAIGLNPVQTNLLIILPQALRTIIPALVGQSISLFKDTSLVSIVGLVDLLGIAQTVRSNPSYLGHAMEVFLFVALVYWVIASAMSYTSRRLERTLGVGKR, from the coding sequence ATGGAGACCCCATTTAGCAAAAGCGGGAACACGCAGGAAGATCTGCCGCCGAAAACAAAACCGGGTATTGGCGGCTGGCTGAAAAAAAATCTGTTCAGCAGCTGGTACAATACTTTACTCACAATTCTGTTTGCTGTTCTGCTGTATTTCATTGGAAAAGGGACATTCGGCTGGTTCATTGACCATGCAGAGTGGGCGGTCATCCGTAATAATTATAAATTATTCATGGCCGGGCAGTATCCGCCTGACCAAATCTGGAGACTGTGGACCTGTCTTGGCATCATATCTGCTCTGTTCGGCATTTCCGCAGGCGTCTGGAAGGGTACCGCACGGCATCTGGCAGTCGTGTTCTGCCTGATCTGCCTGCTGCATCTGTTGATGCCTTTTATCTCGGCATCTTCAAAAATAGCGCTCGCTGTGCTGATTGCAGTGACTGTTGTCGGTTACTTTGCCGGTCCACTGGTACCGAAGGGCAGGGCTGTGGCTATTGCCGGATGGCTGTTATCTTTTCCGGTCAGCGTTTTCCTGATTGATGGCTTTGGTGTGCTGACACCGGTCGGGACGAATCTATGGGGCGGCCTGCTCCTGACCATACTCCTGTCGATTGTCGCCATCGTGTTTGCTTTCCCAATCGGTATACTTGCTGCGCTTGGCAGAACGAGCAGACTTCCAGTCATTAAATATTTCTGTATTATTTATATCGAAGCCGTCCGCGGGGTGCCGCTGATTACCGTTTTCTTTATGGCTTCACTCGTCATCCCGCTGTTCCTGCCTGAGGGGCTGAATATCGATGCCGTGATACGGGCGATGATCGGAGCGACTCTGTTTACTGCTGCCTACATGGCTGAATATGTCCGCGGTGGTCTCCAGGCCATTCCGAAAGGGCAGCGTGAGGCAGCTAAGGCTATCGGACTCAACCCGGTACAAACCAATTTATTAATCATTCTACCTCAGGCGCTGCGGACCATCATTCCTGCGCTTGTCGGACAGAGCATCTCACTGTTCAAAGATACATCACTGGTATCGATCGTCGGCCTCGTCGATCTGCTGGGCATTGCTCAGACGGTACGCTCAAATCCGTCATACCTCGGGCATGCGATGGAAGTATTCCTTTTCGTTGCACTTGTCTACTGGGTCATTGCCTCAGCGATGTCTTACACAAGCCGTCGTCTGGAACGAACACTGGGCGTTGGCAAACGATGA
- a CDS encoding DUF6516 family protein, which yields MNTHEAPSLLSPANIYNITQKYSDLFQEYPQYPQCHTLVFKNSTREIEGWIPLKKHHNYGITGMHFVERYDGQGLVKGYNYEWKCFYPIKGIQLSHIISWGNEPHDAPGTAPSLKTKTEPHHCHYCPNDRRLRRENYTVRSLDMAFTFIAYYIKNDDPYDPNNPYIQ from the coding sequence ATGAATACTCATGAAGCGCCTTCTTTACTAAGTCCAGCAAACATATATAATATAACCCAAAAATATAGTGATCTATTTCAAGAATATCCTCAATATCCACAATGCCATACACTAGTATTTAAAAATTCAACAAGAGAAATTGAAGGATGGATCCCATTAAAAAAGCATCATAATTATGGAATAACCGGAATGCATTTTGTAGAAAGATATGATGGTCAAGGATTGGTCAAAGGGTATAATTATGAATGGAAATGTTTTTATCCGATAAAAGGTATCCAGCTAAGTCACATTATTAGTTGGGGAAACGAGCCGCATGATGCTCCTGGTACTGCCCCTTCACTAAAGACAAAAACCGAACCCCATCATTGCCATTATTGTCCAAATGATCGAAGACTGAGAAGAGAGAATTACACTGTTCGATCACTGGATATGGCATTTACATTTATCGCTTATTATATCAAAAACGATGATCCGTACGATCCAAATAATCCTTATATTCAATAG
- a CDS encoding amino acid ABC transporter ATP-binding protein, which yields MGQNSPQPSADNEKNQILIECKKINKWYGKHHVLKDVSLNVHKGEVLVILGPSGSGKSTFIRTINGLEEIQQGDITINGIGLSHDVRDIEAIRKETGMVFQQFNLFPHMTILKNITLAPIWVKKKPKAEAEKLARELLERVGIPEQAGKYPGQLSGGQQQRVAIARALAMQPQIMLFDEPTSALDPEMIKEVLDVMKELAESGMTMIVVTHEMGFAREVADRIVFFDNGEIIETGKPETLFDHPEHERTKLFLSRIL from the coding sequence ATGGGACAGAATAGCCCTCAGCCGTCAGCCGATAATGAAAAAAATCAGATATTGATCGAATGCAAAAAGATAAATAAATGGTATGGCAAGCATCATGTGCTCAAAGATGTATCCCTGAACGTACACAAAGGCGAAGTACTCGTTATCCTCGGGCCTTCCGGTTCCGGAAAATCAACGTTTATCCGAACGATTAATGGCCTGGAAGAAATTCAGCAGGGAGACATCACAATTAACGGGATCGGCCTGTCCCATGATGTCCGGGATATCGAAGCGATACGCAAAGAAACCGGCATGGTGTTCCAGCAATTCAATCTGTTCCCGCATATGACCATTCTCAAAAATATCACGCTCGCTCCGATCTGGGTGAAAAAGAAGCCAAAAGCGGAGGCGGAGAAACTGGCCAGAGAACTGCTGGAACGTGTCGGCATTCCGGAACAGGCCGGTAAGTATCCAGGGCAGCTCTCCGGCGGGCAGCAGCAGCGTGTCGCCATCGCCAGGGCGCTTGCCATGCAGCCGCAAATCATGCTGTTTGACGAACCCACCTCTGCTCTTGACCCGGAAATGATTAAAGAAGTTCTGGATGTCATGAAGGAGCTCGCTGAAAGTGGCATGACGATGATTGTCGTGACCCACGAAATGGGCTTCGCCCGCGAGGTGGCCGACCGAATCGTGTTCTTCGATAACGGTGAGATTATCGAAACCGGAAAACCGGAGACCCTTTTTGATCATCCGGAACACGAACGGACCAAACTGTTTTTATCGAGAATTCTATAA